From Paenibacillus sp. PL2-23:
GTCCTGATGCAAGTACATGGCGGGATGCCAGCTGTACACCGAAGTAGACTCGAGACCAATATGGATCTCTGCGATTGCATGCTTGTCCGCCAGAGCAACGATGCGGTCTCTGAGGTACGAAGCGCCTTCGAGATTATTCTTGACGGTGAGTGTCTCTAACTTATCACCGTCCACATTCATGAAACACGTTTCCAGCTCTTTCGAGCTGACGTCAATACCGACAAAAAGCTTCATTTGGAATTCCTCCTTTCGATGAGGGATAACGGGAATAGACTCTCCGGGATGCCTCCGGCGCACGCGCAGATCAATCACCCTCGCCTATAAGAACACACTTCGGTCCATGAGCTGCCTTGGTTTGCTAATGCCAAGCATGGGGTGCCAAAGGGAACGGCCAGCGGGTCAGAAGCTCAGACGCGTACCGGAGAAACAGACTTAAAAATGTAGACACGCTACAGGAGGCAAAAGAATTTCCCCGATGGATCCCTATGATCCATTGTCCAGAGGCATGCCGGAAAGTCCAGTCCCTTATTCAAATTTCAAGGTGCGAATTTACTGGAAATTGAGAAGTTCGCCTCCAGCTCCCTCGGGAGCTGGAAAATGGCTCAAAACTAAGTTCTAAAAATACTATACGAGGATGGCAAGCAGTTGGTGGAAACCGAGAAGCCAAAGGAGACGTTCCAGGACGTCGGCGGGCTTGATGATGTGAAGAAGAAGATTCGTATGAACTTCATACTCCCGCTCAAGCAGCCTGAGCTGTTCGCTGCGTTCGGGAAGGAAGCGGGCGGCAGTGTGCTGCTGTACGGGCCTCCGGGCTGCGGGAAGACGTTCCTGGCAAGGGCGATCGCAGGCGAGATCGACGCCAACTTCCTGCATATTGAGCTGCAAGCTATCTTGGGCATGTATGTAGGCCAGAGCGAAAGCAATCTGCACGACCTGTTCGAGAAGGCTAGGGAGAACAAGCCCTGCGTCATCTTCATCGATGAGCTGGACGCGATGGGCGGCAGCCGGAACAATATGCGCCAGCACCATGATCGCATGCTCGTTAATCAGCTTCTGCTGGAGCTGGACGGTCTGCAATCCTTTAACGAAGGCGTATTTGTTATAGGCGCGACGAACACACCTTGGTACCTGGATTCTGCTCTGCGCAGACCTGGCCGGTTCAACCACCTGATCTTCGTGCCGCCGCCGGAGGAAGCGGAGCGCGAGACGATTCTGGGACTTAAGCTGGCGGGCAAGCCTGTGGATCGACTTGACCTGGGGCGGATCGCGAAGGAAACCAAACATTTCTCCGGCGCCGATCTTGAGCAGCTGGTCAAGGATGCCGTTGAAGGCGCGTTGGAGCGTACGCTGGAAACCGGCGATATTCAGCCGATCGACCAGGACGACCTGCGCAAATCCGCCAAAGGACGCAAAGCAACAACGCTGGAATGGTTCGCCACCGCCAAAAATTACGCCACCTTCAGCGACGTCAACAACGACTATCAGATCGTGCTGGAATATATGAAGAACAACGGATTGAAATAACCGATTCAACAACGAGATGAGGTTATCCCCATGGAGAGAGAAACAACGGATGTGCGATATGCCCGCATATCGCAGCTGATGCAGTGGAATAGGCACAAAGAAGCGATGGAGGAAGCGATGGCGCTTCTGCGGGAGGAGCCGGAGGATGCGAACGCGTACGCCGTGCTGGGTCAAATCTGTCTGCGATTGGACAAACGGGATGAAGCGCTGCATTGGTCGCAGGAATCGCTCCGGCGAGATCCCGAGAACTCACTCGCCTGGTTCGTCCGTACGGCTGCCTACTACGAAAGCGAGAACTGGAGAGCGCTGGACGAAGCGCTGGACAACGCGCAGCGGATCGATCCGTACGAGCCTCATTATTTTTTCTTGCGGGCCAACGCATGCAATCGCCGAACCAACTATACCGAGGCGAAGGAGATGCTGCACGCGGGTCTGAAGCTAAGCCCGCATAACGCCTTGTTCCTGGCTACCCTGAGCTACACGGAGGCCCTTCTCGGCAATATGGCGGAATCCAGGCATTACGCGAAGGAAGCACTTCGCCAGGACGTGGAGCATGATCACGTCTACCTGTATTTGGGGTGGGCGGCGGAATGGCGGAATGACTATGATGAGCAGCTGCTCATGCTAAAAAACGCGATTCGGCTCGATCCGGAGAACGAGCAGATTCGCGACGCGTATTTGGAAGCGCTGCAGAAGAGCTACAAGCTGTACCGCATTCTGCTTGCTCCGACGAACCTCTTAAAGCGAATGAAGCGCTGGCAAATAGTGCTGGCCTGGATCGTCGCAGTCCTGCTCTTCCGTCCGCTTATTTTTGTTTTTTTGATCGTATATGTCATGACGTATTGGGCGACCAAATGGCTCGTTCATATTAAGGTATTCGGCTGGTCCCGGAGGCGTTAGCCTGCAAGGAAGACTAGTAGCTGGGTCGGGGGTTTTGGAGCAATTAGACGTGCCAGGAACGTCTATTCCTGCTGGGTCGGGGGTTTTGGTGCAAATAGACGTGCCAAAAACGTCTATTCCTGCTGGGATGGGGGTTTTGGTGCAATTAGACGTGCCAAAAACGTCTATTCCTGCTGGGATGGGGGTTTTGGTGCAATTAGACGTGTCAGATACGTCTATTCCTGCCGGGACGGGAGGGTCGGAGCAAATAAGCTGCCGCTCATTTGAACCAGCCCTTCTCCTTGTAACGGGTGATCGCCTCGATCCGATTGCTGACGCCGAGCTTATCCAATATAACCGATATATAATTCCGAACAGTGCCCGTCGTTAGAAACAGCTCGTTCGCGATTTCCTTCGTGTTTTTGCCGTCGGCGACCAGTTCCAGCACTTCCGTCTCCCGTTCGGTCAGCGGATTGTCCCCGCCCCCGCCATACGCCTCATCCATCAGCTCGGAAGCGTAGATCCGCTTGCCGGACATGATGCTGCGGATGGAGCTGGCCAGCTCCTCGCTTGGACTGTCCTTCAGCAAATAACCGCTGACGCCGGCTTTGACCGCGCGCTCGAAGTAGCCGGAACGGGCAAACGTGGTCAGTATGATGACCTTGCATTTCCCTCTTATTTCCTCTGCCGCCTCCAGTCCGCTCTTGGCTGGCATCTCAATGTCCATAATGCAGACATCGGGCTTATGCTGCTCCACCAGGGCAATCGCTTCCTCGCCATTGGAAGCCCGTCCCACTACCCGCATATCCTCCTCCAGATCCAACAGCGAGGCCAGAGCGCCAAGCAGCATTCGCTGATCCTCCGCGATAACGATTGTAATCATACGCTTCGCTCCTCCTTCACCGGCTTCTTCACGACTCGGGGCACCGTCATCATAAGTGTCGTGCCGCTCTCCGACCTAATGTCCAGGCTGCCGTTCACAAATTCCAGCCGTTCCTTCATACCCCTCAGGCCATTGCCTCGATAGCTGCTGAACCTGCCGACATCCATGCCGACGCCGTCATCCCCGACCGTCACTCCGAATTCATTCGCCGTCGAGAAAAACCGGATGGTGCAGCTGCCCGCCTGGCTGTGCTTCACCACATTCGTTACAGCTTCCTTCAGACACATGCTCAGCACATTCTCCGTCAGCAGGTTCGTATCGATGAGGCCATAATCGCCATCCACATGCAGCTCGATACCGGCGGCGGCCAGAATCTGGCTTACGCGATGCATCTCCTCGTCGAGACGCGCGCCGCGCATCTGCGTCACCATCTCCCGCACTTCCTTCAGCGCCGTCCGCGCCGTCTGCTGGACGTCCCGGATTTCCAGCTGCGCTTTGGAGGGATCGGAGTGGACCAATTTGCCCGCCAAATCGCTTTTGAGACCGATCAGCGACAGCTTCTGGCCAAGCGTGTCATGCAAATCCCGAGCGATCCGCTGCCGCTCCTCCTGCTTGACGAGCTCCGCGATCCGCTTGTTCGCATCCTCCAGCTTCCCCTCCAGCTGACCCTGCTTCTTCTGGTTGTACGTATTAAACGGCAGCAGGATGACAACAATCAGGCTGATCAGAATAAAGGGAAATTGCTGGAAAAATAGCTGATTTTGTGTGACAAAGCCATAATTGACCGTGATAAACGTCGTCGTAATATGAATGGCATACAGCGTAATGAAGCCCGCCTTGTTCTGCACATTTCCGATAAAAAAAGCAAGAAATATACAGAAGTACACATAGCTGAACAGCAGCGTCATCGCGATGGAGATAATAATCTGCACGCCGGTCCAGAAATAGACTAGCCAGCCCTTGGACGCAAACGCCAGCCGATAGCAGGTAAAAAACAAAATAATCATCACAATGCCGGAGACAACCTCCGGCGTGGAGGAGGAGCGGAAGATGAAATAGAAGGGCAGAATACAAAATACGAGCCACACATATGGACTGAGTCCAGTCGCGCGGTTAAATATGTTGTACCATTTGTTCATGCTGCCGCTCATCCTCCTGCCGTCGCCGATTCCTCGGCCATTCGCTGCTTCTATTGTAGCATAAGGCCATGCTGCATGCCCTCGTCCCAGCAGGCTCTAGCCCTTACAGCGCGAGGCTTAGCTTGCTCTCCTGGGGTCTGCGGGAGCTGTGTTCCGCCGCTCTGCCGCAGGCTTGCGCAGACGGTCCCGAACCGTCCGGAAGCTGACGAAGCGCTTGCCCTCCTCGTCCCACAGCCTGAACTTCAACGACTCCAGGCTCTGCCAGATCGTAATCGTTGTCGCTTTGTGAAGCGGAGGAACGGCATCATGCGCCTGCTCCAAATAATAATTCGGCACCTTCGGGCTCAAGTGATGCACATGGTGGAAGCCGATGTTGCCGGTCAGCCATTGCAGAAGCTTCGGCAGCTTGTAATAAGAGCTTCCGTCCACCGCTGCCTGAACATAGCTCCACTCCTTGTCATGCTCGAAATACGAATCCTCGAACTGGTGCTGCACATAGAACAGCCATACGCCAAGAACGCCGGATATATAGAAGACGGGACCCTGCACCAGCAGGAACGCCTCCCAGCCGATCGCCCAGCACATGAAGGCATAGAAAGCAATAATCATCGCGTTCATATAATACGTGTTGATCTTCTCCTTGCGGCGCGCCCCCTTGCGATTGAACCGGTATTGCAGCGCAAATACAAAGATAGGCCCGATCCCGAACATAATGAGCGGATGGCGATAGAGACGGTAAGCCAGCTTCGTCGACCAGCTTGCCGACGCGTATTCGTCCACTGTCAGAATCCACAGGTCGCCGACGCCGCGCTTGTCGAGATTGCTGCTTGTCGCGTGATGAATCGCATGCGAGTTTTTCCACTGTTCATAAGGAACCAGCGTCAGAACGCCAGTCAAATTGCCGACGATGTCATTCGCCCGTTTGTTCTTGAAGAAGGAGCCATGACAGCAGTCATGAAAAATAATAAAGCTGCGAATGACAAAAAACGATGCGCCCACAGCAAACGCCAACGTCAGCCAATACGATACGGATAGACTATAATAAGCCGCCGCCCATAATACCGCCAGCGGCAGCAGCGTATTAATCATTTGCCTTATACTAACGGCGAGCGTCGAGCGCTCGTAGGGGGCTACGCTTTTTTTCAATTGCATCGTTTGATTAGGTTCGGTCATGCTGGTTCCTCCTTGGAAGTTTCCGTTTCCCGGCGCGGCGCATGAAAAACATGACACCTTCCTGCTTCGCACCTTATTATCTCCATTGTAAGAGATGGGGAGTCTCTCTCCCAGTCATAAACGTCAAGTCACCCATATGACAAATGTCATATAGGCGACTGGCTTACCGTGTTTTAGAACAAAGCGCCCGTGCTTCTGAGCCGGATATCGAAGGTCACGCTGATCCCCGCGTCCCCATAGACGTACTTCCAATCTGCAGCGTCCCAGAGGGTGTAGTGATCTTGCTTCAGCTTCTCCTGATCGACCTCCCTGCCCTCCGAGCCCCTCCGGAATGGATCAAATGGCGAAAAGTAAGGCACTCCCCTAAGCTCCAGCTTGCATAAGTCAATGACCCCCACTTAACTAACGTTTGAAGTGGAAGCTTGTAACGACCCGATCGTACGAACGTCTTGCGACTCCGATCTTTTGGCGTTCCGAAGAACGTGGTGTTACATCCTCGAGTAAGCCTTCGCCTACCAATGGGCAGATTGACAGCTGCCCTGCAAGCCTAGTCATGCTAAGCCTGCACCTTCAAGAAGGTACTCTCTTCCCTTCAGACAGAGATTCATGGCGCCGATCCGGTCGTCATTGCTTGTATATCTGCATGCCTGGCAACGAAAGCGATGCCTGCGTTTATCCGGTTTTCTTTCACCGTGTGGCGGCATAGGGGACACGCCTGCGAGGTGTGCTTCGGATCCACGGCTATCGCCATCGATCCTGCAAGCTTCGCCTTATACGTCACCATCTGACGCAGCTGATAGAACGCCCACGATACCGTCACATACCAATACTTCAGCTTTGACTTTTCCGCCCTGCGGCGGATCCCTGTCAAATCCTCCAGCACAAACAGCGTATTCGCCCCATATCGGGTAACGAGTGCCTTACTTACCTGATGGTTCACATCGGTCATCCAGCGGTTTTCTCGTTCTCCGATTTGCTTCAGCCTGCGGCGGGACGAAGCCGTTTGTTTGCGTTGCAGCTCGGAACGCAATCGTTGGTAGTTGGCTCGTTTGTGTTTGAGCTCCCTTCCTCGAAAAAACAGCGTTCTCCCCTCGGTGTCATACACCGTAGCTACAAAGTTGATGCCCAGATCAATCCCTGCAACGTGTTCAATCTCCTTAAGCTCAGGAGAGGCCATTTCCTTAGACACTGGAATATGCAAAAACCACTTCTGTTTTTTGCATACCAGCTTGGCTGTACCGAATGTCCATGTGCCGTCGAAATAGGTCTCCATTCCTTTGGCTTCGAAGGGAATCTTAATGCGGCCTTGCAGCGTATTGACGGAGAATAGCTTTGCGCTTAGCGAGTAATCCCGTCTCCAGACGAGATCGTATTCCGGCTTCTTAAATTGTACGCGTGTCCAAGCATGTCCGCTGCTCAAGATGGTCTTGTATTTAGCCCGTACCGTTTTCAATACCGACTGCGCCATTTGAGAACGCAGGCCCATCGCGCTGCGCAGGGTTCGATACGTCATTCGGTGCAGGGCAGACTGCCGGCGCTCGCTCGTCTCAAACACAAGGGCAGAGACAAAATTACAGCCTTGACGATAAGCGATCATCGTTTGTTGCAGGGCCATCATTTGACTGTCTGACGGTTTGATTTTGATTTTCGCCGTCACGGTAACGATCATATGTTCGCCTCCTCACTATACTAATTTTAGCATAGTAGGGAGAACAAGAACACACCAAATATCATTCCGGCTAATGCCGGACGCCCATTCCTCCCCCGCTTATAGAAGACGGGAGTATCCTGGGCGATATTGATGAATAAATATCCACATGAGCATGATCGACAGACCAAAAAATCCGAACAAAGCAGCAGCTATAATGGTCGAGAAGCCTAAGATGCGAAGGCTTGTGCCGAATTCGCTGAGCGGCGTTACGAAGGAGGAGATTGCCGTTAAGCCAATGATGACAATCATCGTATGCGATACGAGGTGGGCTTCCACGATAGCCGTACCGATGACAAGGCCGCCGACGATGCCGATGGTCTGCGCGACGGAGGAATGAAGGCGGATGGCCGCTTCCTTCAGCAATTCAAGAATAACCTGCATCGTAATAGCCTCGATAAGGGGAGGAAAGGACTTTCACGGAATACAACACACCGATCGGCAGCACCTCGGAGTGGAAGGAGACAATGGCGATATAGATGGCGGGCAGGCTGATCACCAGGACAAAGCTGATCATCCGTACGATGCGGCTGAAGGTGCCGATGATCCAGCGATTATTATAATCGTCCGGCGACTGGTAGAAGGAGAAGAAGGTAATGGGCAGCACCAGCGCTGACGGGTAGCCGTCCACCAGAATAGCCACTTTGGTCCCGGTCCATCGGCCCATCGTCAAGTAACGAACCTTCAGCTTGGGACTCCGAATCCGGCGGCGAATCTGCAAGATGTTCGTAGCGAGACCTTCTACGAAGCCATCATGCGGACATCGACTGACCTGCTCGCCCTTGGATTCGCTAATGGAACGTCCCTCCGAAAGCGCGGTCTGATTCAGATACACCTTGTCCGAATGATCCCAAAATATCGCGCAGCCTCCGTCCAGCAACAGCTTGTCCACATGGTCCGCATCTGCTGCAAGCTCCCCCTGAAGCGGTCCGAACACCTCCTCCACCCTCTTCCGCCCTGCCTCCGACCACGTTCGCGTCACCGTCTATCACCGCCCATGTATCATTAGATACTGCTAGTATGAACCATATGGTCTGGATTTATTTTCATCCGGAGAGTGGGCCATAAAGGATAGGGACCACCATGTATGGATACACGCCAATGGCAGGGAGGAAATCCTGCAAATCTACATCCATTTATACTCATGAAGGTGGAATAGGGTGAAATTGTTGCAAAAGTGCAGGAAAATGCCTCTTAATGGTCGGTAAGAGTTGTTTTGCAAATCAAATCATGTATAATCGCAGCAATTCCATCCGTCTAAGCAATAGAATATGAAAATAATGTATTTTTGCATCAAAATAAGTCCATAAAAGAAAGGCCGCCCCGGTCATCGTCGATGACTCTCGGAGCAGCCCATAGCATGCGGATTCTAAGTTATGACAGATGCCAGCTTAGCCGGCCTTGCCAGAAGTCTTGCCAGAAGTCTTGCCAGTCCTGCAGACTTAGATCGCCCAGTTGCCCTTGCGGAACACCGGAACCATCGTGCCGTCTGCCTTGATGCCGTCGATGTCCATCTCGGCAGAGCCGACCATGAAGTCGTTGTGCGTGATGCTGGCGTTCACGCCGTTCTCTTCCAGCTGCTCAGGCGTCATCGTTTTGCCGCCAACAATATTGAACGCGTAGCCGCTGCCGATCGCGAAGTGGTTCGATGCATTTTCGTCGAACAGCGTATTGAAGAACAGGATGCCGGATTGGGAGATTGGCGATTCGTGAGGCACCAGCGCCACCTCGCCCAAATAATGGGCGCCGTCGTCCACCTCGATCAGCTTGTTCAGGATTTCTTCGCCTTCCTCGGCTTCCGCCTTCACGATGCGTCCGTTCTCGAAGGTCAGCTTGAAGCGATCGATAATGTTCCCTCCGTAGCTCAGCGGCTTCGTGCTGGACACATAGCCGTTCACGCCCGTCTTCTTGTTGACCGTGAACACTTCCTCCGTTGGCATGTTCGCCATAAACGAAAAGCCCTTCTCGTTGGTGCTGCCCGCCGCCACCCATATATGCCGATCCGCCAGCTCGACGACGAGGTCCGTTCCCGGCGCTTTGTAGTGAAGGCTGTGGAAATGGTGGCCGTTCAATATTTCCGCTTTCTCATGCAGCGTATCATTATGCTTCACCCAAGCTTCAACGGGATTGTCGGTATGCAGGCGCACGGAATCGAAGATCGCCGCCCACAGCTTGTCGACAGCCTCCTCCTCGGAGACGTCCGGGAACACCTTCTTCGCCCATTCCGCGCCAGCGGCCGCCACGACCGTCCAGCTCACCTTGTCGGATTGAATCGCTCTGCGGAACTCCTTCAGCCCTTGGCCCGCCGCCTTCTGGAACGCGGAGATGCGCTCTGAAGGAATACCCTTCAGCAGGTCAGGACTTGATGCGGTGATGGAGATAAACGCCGCGCCCTTCTCAACGAAGGCACTGCGCTTCGCAGTCTCCCAGGCCGGGAAATCGCTGAACACATGATCCGCCGCTTTTTCGTATTTGAGGCGCGCCAGCTTGTCGTCCACCCACTCTACGTGCACATTCGCCGCTCCTGCTTCGTACGCCTTCTCGGCGATCGCTCTGACCAGAGGCGCAATCTCGATGGAAGCCCCGTTCACAAAAACCTCTTGCCCCTGCTGAATATTAACGCCCGTGCGGACGATCAGCTCGGCATATTTGGCGAAATACTGCTCCATGCTCTTACTCATATGTACAACAACTCCTTGTCATAAAATACATTACGCCGCTGTCATTCATTCGGCGCCCTTCCAGTATAACACCCGCATGGCTTCGATTTCATCCTCGATCAGGCCCCTCAGCTCCGGCGGACCAAGCGCCTCTATGCCCGAGCCGTAGCGGAGCAGAATGCCGCAGGCCGATTCCATCGTCTCGAACAGCACCTCCGCCTCCGCCCAGCCCTCTCGTTCACTCTGCGCAGCAACGGAAACAGACGATACATACCTTTCTCCCTCCAGCCTGCGAAGCAGCGCTGTTTGGACTCTTACCCGCGCCGGATAACGGGGCAGCCTCTTCTTGAAATCCGACAAGGAAGACTCCCAATACGCTGCCAGCTCGAAATCTCCCGGCGGCTCGAAGCGAGCCGGCAGCGCCTCGGCGTCCAGCATGCGGGAGATGCGGAACGTACGCGGCTCACCTTCCTCGTTCAACGCCACGACGTACCAGACGTTCCGCT
This genomic window contains:
- a CDS encoding spore germination protein — encoded protein: MQVILELLKEAAIRLHSSVAQTIGIVGGLVIGTAIVEAHLVSHTMIVIIGLTAISSFVTPLSEFGTSLRILGFSTIIAAALFGFFGLSIMLMWIFIHQYRPGYSRLL
- a CDS encoding 26S protease regulatory subunit, coding for MLYEDGKQLVETEKPKETFQDVGGLDDVKKKIRMNFILPLKQPELFAAFGKEAGGSVLLYGPPGCGKTFLARAIAGEIDANFLHIELQAILGMYVGQSESNLHDLFEKARENKPCVIFIDELDAMGGSRNNMRQHHDRMLVNQLLLELDGLQSFNEGVFVIGATNTPWYLDSALRRPGRFNHLIFVPPPEEAERETILGLKLAGKPVDRLDLGRIAKETKHFSGADLEQLVKDAVEGALERTLETGDIQPIDQDDLRKSAKGRKATTLEWFATAKNYATFSDVNNDYQIVLEYMKNNGLK
- a CDS encoding sensor histidine kinase translates to MNKWYNIFNRATGLSPYVWLVFCILPFYFIFRSSSTPEVVSGIVMIILFFTCYRLAFASKGWLVYFWTGVQIIISIAMTLLFSYVYFCIFLAFFIGNVQNKAGFITLYAIHITTTFITVNYGFVTQNQLFFQQFPFILISLIVVILLPFNTYNQKKQGQLEGKLEDANKRIAELVKQEERQRIARDLHDTLGQKLSLIGLKSDLAGKLVHSDPSKAQLEIRDVQQTARTALKEVREMVTQMRGARLDEEMHRVSQILAAAGIELHVDGDYGLIDTNLLTENVLSMCLKEAVTNVVKHSQAGSCTIRFFSTANEFGVTVGDDGVGMDVGRFSSYRGNGLRGMKERLEFVNGSLDIRSESGTTLMMTVPRVVKKPVKEERSV
- a CDS encoding tetratricopeptide repeat protein, with protein sequence MERETTDVRYARISQLMQWNRHKEAMEEAMALLREEPEDANAYAVLGQICLRLDKRDEALHWSQESLRRDPENSLAWFVRTAAYYESENWRALDEALDNAQRIDPYEPHYFFLRANACNRRTNYTEAKEMLHAGLKLSPHNALFLATLSYTEALLGNMAESRHYAKEALRQDVEHDHVYLYLGWAAEWRNDYDEQLLMLKNAIRLDPENEQIRDAYLEALQKSYKLYRILLAPTNLLKRMKRWQIVLAWIVAVLLFRPLIFVFLIVYVMTYWATKWLVHIKVFGWSRRR
- a CDS encoding spore germination protein — translated: MTRTWSEAGRKRVEEVFGPLQGELAADADHVDKLLLDGGCAIFWDHSDKVYLNQTALSEGRSISESKGEQVSRCPHDGFVEGLATNILQIRRRIRSPKLKVRYLTMGRWTGTKVAILVDGYPSALVLPITFFSFYQSPDDYNNRWIIGTFSRIVRMISFVLVISLPAIYIAIVSFHSEVLPIGVLYSVKVLSSPYRGYYDAGYS
- a CDS encoding fatty acid desaturase — protein: MTEPNQTMQLKKSVAPYERSTLAVSIRQMINTLLPLAVLWAAAYYSLSVSYWLTLAFAVGASFFVIRSFIIFHDCCHGSFFKNKRANDIVGNLTGVLTLVPYEQWKNSHAIHHATSSNLDKRGVGDLWILTVDEYASASWSTKLAYRLYRHPLIMFGIGPIFVFALQYRFNRKGARRKEKINTYYMNAMIIAFYAFMCWAIGWEAFLLVQGPVFYISGVLGVWLFYVQHQFEDSYFEHDKEWSYVQAAVDGSSYYKLPKLLQWLTGNIGFHHVHHLSPKVPNYYLEQAHDAVPPLHKATTITIWQSLESLKFRLWDEEGKRFVSFRTVRDRLRKPAAERRNTAPADPRRAS
- a CDS encoding response regulator transcription factor, with the protein product MITIVIAEDQRMLLGALASLLDLEEDMRVVGRASNGEEAIALVEQHKPDVCIMDIEMPAKSGLEAAEEIRGKCKVIILTTFARSGYFERAVKAGVSGYLLKDSPSEELASSIRSIMSGKRIYASELMDEAYGGGGDNPLTERETEVLELVADGKNTKEIANELFLTTGTVRNYISVILDKLGVSNRIEAITRYKEKGWFK
- a CDS encoding aminopeptidase; translation: MSKSMEQYFAKYAELIVRTGVNIQQGQEVFVNGASIEIAPLVRAIAEKAYEAGAANVHVEWVDDKLARLKYEKAADHVFSDFPAWETAKRSAFVEKGAAFISITASSPDLLKGIPSERISAFQKAAGQGLKEFRRAIQSDKVSWTVVAAAGAEWAKKVFPDVSEEEAVDKLWAAIFDSVRLHTDNPVEAWVKHNDTLHEKAEILNGHHFHSLHYKAPGTDLVVELADRHIWVAAGSTNEKGFSFMANMPTEEVFTVNKKTGVNGYVSSTKPLSYGGNIIDRFKLTFENGRIVKAEAEEGEEILNKLIEVDDGAHYLGEVALVPHESPISQSGILFFNTLFDENASNHFAIGSGYAFNIVGGKTMTPEQLEENGVNASITHNDFMVGSAEMDIDGIKADGTMVPVFRKGNWAI